The following are encoded in a window of Salvelinus fontinalis isolate EN_2023a chromosome 40, ASM2944872v1, whole genome shotgun sequence genomic DNA:
- the LOC129839177 gene encoding UPF0669 protein C6orf120 homolog: MALCSNVLAVAFLLSQAGGFLHSLEEDALPKEWVLLHVVQGHIGAGNYSYLRLNHDGKIILHMRSLKGDADLYVSDKTLRPSFDTYKLQSVTCGQDVVVVPGDFVRPVGIGIYGHPSHQESEFEMKVFYDQTSLQDPFDKRSYPSEEDRGKQRYSPAPEDDFQEEESIFWTILIGILKIILEILF; the protein is encoded by the coding sequence ATGGCGCTGTGCAGCAATGTGCTGGCTGTGGCATTCCTCCTGTCTCAGGCTGGGGGGTTCCTGCACTCTTTGGAAGAGGATGCCCTTCCTAAGGAGTGGGTGCTGCTCCACGTGGTGCAGGGCCACATCGGGGCGGGCAACTACAGCTACCTGCGGCTCAACCACGATGGCAAGATCATCCTGCACATGCGCAGCCTCAAGGGTGATGCAGACCTGTACGTCTCGGATAAAACTCTGCGGCCCAGCTTCGACACCTACAAGCTGCAGTCGGTCACCTGCGGCCAGGACGTGGTCGTAGTGCCTGGAGACTTTGTGAGGCCCGTGGGGATTGGCATTTATGGCCATCCGTCGCACCAGGAGAGCGAGTTTGAGATGAAGGTGTTTTACGATCAGACTTCTCTCCAGGACCCGTTCGATAAAAGGTCGTACCCCTCGGAGGAGGACCGGGGGAAGCAGAGATACTCACCAGCTCCAGAGGATGACTTCCAGGAAGAGGAGTCCATCTTCTGGACTATTTTAATTGGGATTCTGAAGATTATACTTGAAATTTTGTTCTAA